Proteins found in one Clostridium kluyveri DSM 555 genomic segment:
- a CDS encoding cold-shock protein → MTGTVKWFNGNKGFGFITGEDGNDIFAHFSQINSQGYKTLEEGQKVSFDEGRGQKGTQAENITVL, encoded by the coding sequence ATGACAGGTACAGTTAAATGGTTTAATGGAAACAAAGGATTTGGATTTATTACAGGAGAAGATGGAAATGATATTTTTGCACACTTTTCTCAAATAAATTCACAAGGTTATAAAACACTTGAAGAGGGTCAAAAAGTTTCTTTTGACGAAGGAAGAGGACAAAAAGGAACACAAGCAGAAAATATTACTGTTCTTTAA
- a CDS encoding ferritin-like domain-containing protein, with protein MVKMNCIVCGMGINEKNYNFNKEAFINSNSKEKIMYCPFCGVAIEYLIEDGQEIKYDRNKLNQNDLKIIDHAVKLEVFNGDFYKKASDMAKDENVKSMFKALSSIEYMHARIHKKIAGIKEIPALKDMDYSKYNTDEALLAAACQREKHAVEYYKKYKKEIHEENIVKIFDVLSRVEEEHIELTGE; from the coding sequence ATGGTTAAAATGAATTGTATTGTTTGTGGTATGGGAATAAATGAAAAGAATTATAATTTTAATAAAGAAGCATTTATAAATTCAAATAGTAAAGAAAAAATAATGTATTGCCCATTTTGTGGAGTAGCAATTGAATATTTAATAGAAGATGGACAAGAAATAAAATATGATAGAAATAAATTGAATCAAAATGATTTGAAAATAATAGATCATGCAGTTAAATTGGAAGTTTTTAATGGAGATTTTTATAAGAAAGCTTCAGATATGGCAAAAGATGAAAATGTAAAAAGTATGTTTAAAGCGTTATCAAGCATAGAATATATGCATGCTAGAATTCACAAGAAAATAGCCGGTATTAAAGAAATTCCAGCACTTAAGGATATGGATTATTCAAAATATAATACCGACGAAGCTTTGCTTGCTGCAGCTTGTCAAAGAGAAAAACATGCTGTAGAGTATTATAAAAAATATAAAAAAGAAATTCATGAAGAAAATATTGTAAAGATATTTGATGTACTTTCTAGGGTTGAAGAAGAACATATAGAGCTTACAGGTGAATAA
- the ltrA gene encoding group II intron reverse transcriptase/maturase produces the protein MNAKANNTIDKVRELQRKLYLSAKTNKKRKFHSLYDKVYREDILLKAWKQVKANKGSGGIDDMHIDDVIKYGENKFLKEIQQKLIENNYHPKPVKRVFIPKKGGKKRPLGIPIIKDRVVQMATKIVIEPVFEADFKEYSYGFRPKHNQHQALDVIRKKCNNKGWWVLDADIKSYFDNINHDKLMILIKQRVSDRRMLKLIMKWLKVGVMEDGEYKESEMGSPQGSPISPLLSNIYLNYFDVVWDKYYKHLGTLVKFADDFIVISRTKKEIYHAYNAVKKIFKRLELQLHPDKTRFVNMWDGKEGFDFLGFHHRRSLVENGKGQRYHTTIQVPNQKAMKNMRRKIKEVLGNRSNLKMDMYDLVQIMNKKIVGLKNYYNLKYSGKQLNKIDWYIIERFTIWYNNKKQRRPRHRGVKEVMNKLSEIGLRKLSS, from the coding sequence GTGAATGCGAAAGCTAACAACACCATAGACAAAGTTCGAGAACTTCAGAGAAAACTATATCTAAGTGCCAAAACTAATAAGAAACGGAAGTTTCACTCTCTATATGACAAAGTTTATAGAGAAGATATTCTATTAAAAGCATGGAAACAAGTGAAAGCCAATAAAGGTTCCGGTGGGATTGATGATATGCATATTGATGATGTTATAAAGTATGGAGAAAATAAATTTCTCAAAGAAATACAACAAAAATTAATAGAAAATAATTATCATCCTAAGCCGGTGAAAAGAGTATTCATCCCAAAGAAAGGCGGTAAGAAAAGACCATTGGGAATTCCAATAATTAAAGATAGAGTTGTGCAAATGGCAACTAAAATAGTTATTGAACCTGTATTTGAAGCAGATTTTAAGGAATATTCATATGGCTTTCGCCCCAAGCACAACCAACATCAAGCCTTAGACGTTATAAGAAAGAAATGTAATAACAAAGGTTGGTGGGTACTTGATGCAGATATCAAAAGTTATTTTGATAATATAAATCACGATAAGTTAATGATATTGATAAAACAAAGGGTATCAGACAGACGAATGTTAAAACTTATAATGAAATGGTTAAAGGTGGGGGTAATGGAAGATGGAGAGTATAAAGAAAGTGAAATGGGCTCTCCGCAAGGATCACCCATCAGTCCATTGCTTTCAAATATATATCTAAATTATTTTGATGTGGTATGGGATAAATACTATAAACATCTTGGCACGCTTGTAAAGTTTGCTGATGATTTTATTGTTATCTCAAGAACAAAGAAAGAAATATACCATGCATATAATGCAGTAAAGAAAATCTTCAAAAGACTAGAATTACAGTTACATCCTGATAAAACAAGGTTTGTGAATATGTGGGATGGTAAAGAAGGATTTGATTTTCTCGGGTTTCATCATAGGCGTAGCCTTGTGGAGAATGGTAAAGGGCAGAGATATCATACAACAATACAAGTGCCTAATCAAAAGGCTATGAAAAATATGAGAAGAAAGATTAAAGAAGTCCTTGGAAACAGGTCAAATTTGAAGATGGATATGTATGATTTAGTCCAGATAATGAACAAGAAAATAGTAGGACTTAAGAATTACTATAATCTAAAGTATTCTGGTAAGCAATTAAATAAAATAGATTGGTATATTATAGAAAGGTTTACGATTTGGTACAACAATAAGAAACAACGTAGACCCCGACATAGAGGTGTAAAAGAGGTAATGAATAAACTCAGTGAAATAGGATTACGAAAACTTTCTTCTTAG
- a CDS encoding sigma-70 family RNA polymerase sigma factor: protein MSNEELVQLYQAGNKGALDKLIELNKGIVYKFANRFYTEKTNSIDKEDLKQEGFMGLMVAADKYKFNIEKPCKFSTYAVYWIYHKMNRFIKSKNTNEETSLNIPNSSDGDIEFMDCIEGVDYGFENVEDKIYNEQLHRELEEVMARYNTLKEREILKFRYGWDNYKCMTCGQIGEIYNVTRSKINNIEHTALGKIRRSSWGAAKAKEMYIQKRRQSVHSISGTIESMSFAARYLL, encoded by the coding sequence ATGTCCAATGAGGAATTAGTACAACTATATCAAGCTGGGAATAAAGGTGCCTTAGATAAACTTATTGAGCTTAATAAAGGCATAGTCTATAAATTTGCAAATAGATTCTATACTGAAAAAACCAATTCTATAGATAAAGAGGATTTGAAACAGGAGGGATTTATGGGACTTATGGTTGCAGCAGATAAATACAAATTTAATATTGAAAAGCCCTGCAAATTTAGTACCTATGCTGTTTACTGGATATACCATAAGATGAACAGGTTTATAAAAAGTAAAAATACAAATGAAGAAACAAGCCTTAATATTCCTAATTCCAGTGATGGAGATATTGAGTTTATGGACTGTATAGAAGGTGTAGACTATGGCTTTGAAAATGTTGAGGATAAAATATATAATGAGCAGCTCCACAGAGAACTTGAGGAAGTTATGGCCAGATATAATACTTTGAAGGAAAGAGAAATATTAAAATTTCGGTATGGTTGGGATAATTATAAATGTATGACCTGTGGTCAGATTGGAGAAATATATAATGTCACTAGATCCAAGATTAACAATATTGAACATACAGCCTTGGGTAAAATAAGAAGATCCTCCTGGGGAGCAGCAAAGGCCAAAGAAATGTATATCCAAAAAAGGAGACAGTCAGTCCACAGTATTTCTGGGACAATAGAAAGTATGAGTTTTGCTGCCAGATATTTATTGTAA
- a CDS encoding putative ABC transporter permease: MKSKIFKDLILIFIMGILYMVLEGLWRGWTHISMLAVGGVSAFLIGRLNEHPMFCDRKMWQQCIIGTLIILVLEFTSGMILNVWLGLDIWDYSREPFNLHGQICLSYTLIWFMLVPFCVYVDDYLRYRLFWEKEPQGLLRNYKDLFTLQ; this comes from the coding sequence TTGAAGAGTAAAATATTTAAGGATCTAATTTTAATATTTATTATGGGTATTTTATACATGGTATTGGAGGGTTTATGGCGGGGATGGACACATATAAGTATGTTGGCAGTTGGTGGAGTAAGTGCTTTTCTAATAGGAAGGCTTAATGAGCATCCAATGTTTTGTGATAGAAAGATGTGGCAGCAATGTATTATAGGAACTCTTATAATCCTTGTGCTTGAATTTACAAGTGGCATGATTTTAAATGTGTGGTTAGGTCTTGATATTTGGGATTATTCAAGAGAACCTTTTAATCTGCATGGGCAAATATGCTTGTCTTATACCTTGATATGGTTTATGTTAGTTCCGTTTTGTGTATATGTAGATGATTATTTAAGGTATAGATTATTTTGGGAAAAGGAGCCACAGGGATTATTGAGAAATTATAAAGATCTATTTACCTTACAATAG
- a CDS encoding sigma factor-like helix-turn-helix DNA-binding protein — protein sequence MKEENQKIICYTYFGVLTYKVISLQAGISESTVRRRIRYILLCTGKVLFRMEDEFWKEIDMLYE from the coding sequence TTGAAAGAAGAAAATCAGAAAATAATATGTTATACGTATTTTGGAGTATTAACTTATAAGGTGATATCTTTACAAGCTGGTATAAGTGAAAGCACTGTACGTAGGAGAATTAGGTATATTTTGTTGTGTACAGGCAAAGTATTATTTAGGATGGAAGATGAATTCTGGAAAGAGATAGATATGTTATATGAATGA
- a CDS encoding IS110 family transposase, which produces MIYIGIDIAKNKHDCCIIDSDGVVYNDSLRISNSRQGFELLYSSILSILPDKDISNVKIGLESTGHYSTNLQNFLYAKGFKLSILNPLATNLFRKAQSLRKTKTDKTDALVIAKMLFSDDTKSYSPVSYQIQELKSLTRHRYRLIGYRSKLKTSVNRLVDIMFPELPDLFWSIHQSSSYALLSILPSPKDIAACHLTKLTNILNTASKGKYGKDKAISLKESAANSIGTNSRSLSFELKQTIRLIQSVQHEIDSLELLIKEIVVEINSPLISIPGISYTLAAIILAEIGDVKRFTTPCKLLAFAGLDPSTYQSGKYTASHTPMVKRGSAYLRWAILMAGRTVSMRDATFSAYLSKKRSEGKHYYVAMSHVAKKLIRIIFHLLKTNATFAPQI; this is translated from the coding sequence ATGATTTATATTGGTATAGATATAGCAAAAAACAAACATGATTGCTGTATTATAGATTCAGATGGTGTTGTTTATAATGATTCTTTACGTATATCCAATTCCCGTCAAGGCTTTGAATTACTTTATTCTTCAATACTTTCCATTCTGCCTGACAAGGATATTTCCAACGTAAAAATAGGACTTGAATCAACAGGTCATTACAGCACCAATCTCCAAAACTTTTTGTATGCTAAAGGCTTCAAGCTCTCCATTCTCAACCCTTTAGCTACAAATCTCTTCCGTAAAGCCCAGTCTCTTAGAAAAACTAAGACTGATAAAACGGATGCATTGGTTATTGCTAAAATGCTCTTTTCTGATGATACAAAATCCTATTCTCCTGTATCATACCAGATTCAAGAGCTAAAGTCATTAACCAGGCATAGATATCGCTTAATTGGATATAGGTCTAAGTTGAAAACATCTGTCAATAGATTGGTAGATATTATGTTCCCCGAGCTGCCCGATCTTTTTTGGTCAATTCATCAATCTTCTTCCTATGCCCTTTTATCCATACTTCCAAGCCCAAAAGATATAGCTGCCTGCCACCTGACCAAGCTAACAAACATACTAAATACAGCTTCCAAGGGCAAGTATGGAAAAGATAAAGCTATTTCTCTAAAGGAGTCTGCTGCAAATTCTATTGGCACTAACTCAAGGTCTCTAAGTTTTGAACTCAAGCAAACCATTAGGTTAATACAGTCAGTACAACACGAGATTGATTCCTTAGAGCTTCTCATAAAAGAAATCGTTGTTGAGATCAATTCCCCACTTATTAGTATTCCAGGAATTTCATATACCCTGGCTGCTATAATATTGGCAGAAATCGGCGATGTTAAAAGATTCACCACTCCCTGTAAACTCCTGGCCTTTGCCGGATTAGATCCCTCCACCTATCAATCTGGAAAGTACACTGCATCCCATACACCCATGGTCAAACGGGGTTCTGCCTACCTTAGATGGGCCATACTTATGGCTGGGAGAACTGTTTCAATGAGAGATGCCACTTTCTCTGCATATTTGTCGAAGAAACGCTCTGAAGGCAAGCACTATTATGTTGCCATGAGCCATGTTGCTAAAAAATTGATACGTATAATATTTCATCTTCTAAAGACCAATGCAACTTTTGCTCCACAAATATAA
- a CDS encoding CBO0543 family protein, with amino-acid sequence MAFNIIIGFLIPWILGVYIYIREKRLFLVIYPFGCAVTYTINMIGFYFRFWRIKPYEYNVFASLPLNLGIYPIIGTYFVFLLYKGISKLYYLIFIFSLLTTVTELLMLILGRGVYGNGWNMFWTFVSYLGAYISAYGFYCLVRSKGVL; translated from the coding sequence ATGGCGTTTAATATTATTATCGGTTTCTTAATTCCATGGATACTAGGTGTATATATTTACATCAGGGAAAAAAGACTTTTTCTCGTTATATATCCTTTTGGATGTGCAGTAACTTACACAATTAATATGATAGGATTTTATTTCAGGTTTTGGAGGATAAAACCTTATGAGTATAATGTTTTTGCTTCATTGCCATTAAATTTAGGTATATATCCAATTATCGGTACCTATTTTGTATTTCTTTTATATAAAGGAATAAGTAAACTATACTATCTTATATTCATTTTTTCATTATTAACAACTGTAACTGAACTACTAATGTTGATTTTAGGAAGAGGAGTATACGGTAATGGATGGAATATGTTCTGGACATTTGTTTCATATTTAGGAGCATATATTTCAGCGTATGGTTTTTATTGTTTAGTCAGAAGCAAAGGGGTTTTGTAG
- a CDS encoding iron-containing alcohol dehydrogenase, with protein sequence MENTHDFRSPAINLIGVGALKDLPLELMPYKLSKALIVTDKNIIRLGYVEIVEKILKDLFISYDIFDGILHPDCTISFVEDALTYFKKNLNILKKDYHFIISVGGGTNHDCAKGIAIVATNGGDIEDYEGYEKMTKPSLPVITINTTSGSGAEVSNVAIIKDESRKVKMTIADPKMMPIISVNDLRFMPSMPPEITASSGLDVLTHSIEGFVSTEASPVTDSLAIDAVKLVFGYLRRAYKNGNDLEAREKMMFANVMGGMVLNNAGLGYVHSMSHQLGGFYEEVHGSCNAILLPHVLEYNAVSIPEERILKISEAVGAKANNKQEAINKINHSIQNLSEDIGIPTHLSSIGINENDLELLSKNAEKDINSLVNPRKGTFVDIMNIFKAAM encoded by the coding sequence TTGGAGAATACTCATGATTTTCGTTCACCTGCAATAAATCTTATTGGCGTAGGTGCTCTTAAAGATTTGCCACTAGAGCTGATGCCATATAAATTAAGCAAGGCTCTAATCGTTACAGATAAAAATATAATACGTCTTGGTTATGTTGAAATAGTTGAAAAAATATTAAAAGACTTGTTTATCTCTTATGATATATTTGATGGAATCTTACATCCAGATTGTACAATTTCATTTGTAGAAGATGCTCTTACATACTTTAAAAAAAATTTAAACATATTGAAAAAGGACTATCACTTTATAATATCTGTTGGCGGTGGAACTAACCATGATTGTGCAAAAGGTATAGCTATTGTAGCAACTAATGGTGGAGATATAGAAGATTATGAAGGATATGAAAAAATGACAAAACCCAGTTTGCCAGTCATAACAATAAACACTACTTCTGGCTCAGGAGCTGAAGTATCGAATGTTGCAATTATAAAAGATGAAAGTAGAAAAGTAAAAATGACCATTGCAGATCCAAAAATGATGCCTATAATATCTGTAAATGATCTCAGGTTTATGCCAAGCATGCCTCCAGAAATAACGGCTAGTTCTGGACTTGATGTTTTGACCCATTCAATAGAGGGGTTCGTTTCTACTGAGGCATCACCCGTTACGGATAGTTTGGCAATTGATGCTGTAAAGTTGGTTTTTGGGTACCTAAGAAGAGCATATAAAAATGGTAATGATCTGGAGGCCAGAGAAAAGATGATGTTTGCTAATGTTATGGGGGGAATGGTTCTTAATAATGCAGGACTTGGATATGTTCACTCCATGTCCCATCAATTAGGTGGTTTTTATGAGGAAGTTCATGGATCGTGTAATGCAATTCTACTGCCTCATGTATTAGAATATAATGCTGTGTCAATACCAGAAGAAAGAATTCTTAAAATCAGTGAAGCTGTAGGAGCAAAAGCAAATAATAAACAAGAAGCTATTAATAAAATTAATCATAGTATTCAAAATCTCTCTGAAGATATTGGTATCCCAACTCATCTGAGTTCTATTGGGATTAATGAAAACGATCTAGAGTTACTTTCCAAAAACGCTGAAAAAGATATCAATTCCCTTGTAAATCCAAGGAAAGGAACTTTCGTAGATATAATGAATATTTTTAAAGCTGCTATGTAA
- a CDS encoding iron-containing alcohol dehydrogenase — protein sequence MENIHDFRLPAINLIGVGALKDLPLELIPYKLSKALIVTDKNIISLGHVEVVEKILKDLSISYDIFDGILHPDCTISFVEDALTYFKKGLNILKRDYHFIISIGGGTNHDCAKGIAIVATNGGDIEDYEGYKKLKKPSLPVIAINTTSGSGSEVSDSTIVRDNSRRVKMVITDPKMMPIISVNDLRFMTTMPPKITANSGIDVLTHSIEGFVAIEASPITDTLAINALKLVFEYLRRAYKNGNDMEAREKMMFAGVMGGMILNNAGLGYVHSMSHQIGALYEEMHGACNAALLPHVLEFNSISIPEERILKISETMGVKATNKQDAINKIKNGIQNLAEDIGLPTHLSSIGIDKDDLELLSKNAEKDICSSTNPRRGTFVDIMNIFKAAM from the coding sequence TTGGAGAATATTCATGATTTTCGTTTGCCTGCAATAAATCTCATTGGCGTAGGTGCTCTTAAAGATTTACCATTAGAATTAATACCTTATAAATTAAGCAAAGCTTTAATCGTCACAGACAAAAATATAATAAGTCTTGGCCATGTTGAAGTAGTTGAAAAAATATTAAAAGACTTATCTATTTCTTATGATATATTTGATGGAATCTTACATCCAGATTGTACAATTTCATTTGTGGAAGATGCTCTTACATACTTCAAAAAAGGATTAAACATATTAAAAAGGGATTATCATTTTATTATATCCATTGGAGGTGGAACCAACCACGATTGTGCAAAAGGTATAGCCATTGTAGCAACCAATGGCGGAGATATAGAAGACTATGAAGGATATAAAAAGTTGAAAAAACCTAGTTTACCTGTTATAGCAATAAATACTACTTCTGGATCAGGATCTGAAGTAAGTGACTCCACAATTGTAAGAGATAATAGTAGAAGAGTAAAAATGGTTATTACAGATCCGAAAATGATGCCTATAATATCTGTAAATGATCTTAGATTTATGACAACCATGCCTCCAAAGATAACTGCGAATTCTGGTATTGATGTTTTAACTCATTCTATAGAAGGATTTGTTGCTATAGAAGCTTCACCCATTACAGATACCTTGGCAATTAATGCTTTAAAGTTAGTTTTTGAATATCTAAGAAGAGCATATAAAAATGGAAATGACATGGAAGCCAGAGAAAAGATGATGTTTGCTGGTGTTATGGGTGGAATGATCCTTAACAATGCAGGTTTAGGATATGTTCATTCCATGTCCCATCAAATAGGTGCACTTTATGAGGAGATGCATGGAGCTTGTAATGCAGCTCTACTGCCTCATGTGTTAGAGTTTAATTCGATATCAATACCAGAGGAAAGAATTCTTAAAATCAGTGAAACTATGGGAGTAAAAGCCACTAATAAACAGGATGCTATTAATAAAATTAAAAATGGCATTCAAAATCTTGCTGAAGATATTGGTCTTCCAACTCATTTAAGTTCTATTGGAATTGATAAAGATGATTTAGAGTTACTTTCCAAAAATGCTGAAAAAGATATATGTTCTTCTACAAATCCAAGAAGAGGAACTTTTGTGGATATAATGAATATTTTTAAAGCTGCTATGTAA
- a CDS encoding 4Fe-4S binding protein → MESLSTNLANLIRKYFRIILQIAFFSCLIFKFEYGVAIWILISVLSIFFGRIYCGFFCTWGAYQEWVGMLGGKIFKNRFDTLVPKKVDRVLSYFRYIVMLAYAFFATSFFTSKILAKLGGPNTSALVTIIFSRKVVAASVIISLCIFTILSLLVNRPYCKYFCHGSVEAGALSFAKIFKLRRNPDLCINCHKCENVCPMKVPITEMNTVYDRYCISCFQCIGYKGCPKKGALYLDMHPIKTFLKEKNKKHPKEDKINKVI, encoded by the coding sequence TTGGAATCACTATCAACTAATTTAGCCAACTTAATCAGAAAATATTTTCGTATTATACTTCAAATTGCCTTTTTTAGCTGTCTGATATTTAAATTTGAATATGGGGTTGCTATCTGGATTTTGATCTCGGTATTGTCCATATTCTTTGGGCGAATATACTGCGGCTTTTTTTGCACATGGGGAGCTTATCAGGAATGGGTAGGCATGCTGGGAGGAAAAATTTTCAAAAACAGATTCGATACTCTTGTGCCAAAAAAAGTAGACAGGGTTTTGAGCTACTTTCGCTACATTGTAATGCTTGCCTATGCCTTTTTTGCTACGTCATTTTTCACATCAAAAATACTTGCAAAGTTAGGCGGACCGAATACAAGTGCACTTGTAACCATAATATTTTCAAGGAAAGTTGTTGCTGCATCTGTAATAATTTCTCTCTGCATATTTACGATTTTATCTCTTCTTGTAAACAGGCCTTATTGTAAATATTTTTGCCACGGCTCTGTGGAAGCAGGTGCACTAAGCTTTGCAAAAATTTTTAAACTAAGAAGAAATCCTGACCTTTGTATAAACTGTCATAAATGTGAAAACGTATGTCCTATGAAGGTACCTATAACAGAGATGAACACAGTATATGATAGGTACTGCATCTCTTGTTTTCAGTGCATCGGATATAAGGGGTGCCCTAAAAAAGGTGCACTCTATTTGGACATGCATCCTATAAAAACATTTTTAAAAGAGAAGAATAAGAAACATCCAAAAGAGGATAAAATTAATAAGGTGATTTAG
- a CDS encoding YjgB family protein: MSLLCNKGSRIFEVRSFDSGIKKITLSKVKEVFGTPAYDVKSNGEEIIGYVATKEFKILFVFPQSESNNKDLLLDHYSVLYPQGTLTQWQMRKAMVNQE, encoded by the coding sequence ATGAGTTTACTATGTAATAAAGGTTCTCGAATATTTGAAGTGAGATCCTTTGACAGTGGGATAAAGAAAATAACTTTATCCAAAGTAAAAGAGGTATTTGGAACTCCAGCATATGATGTTAAATCCAATGGTGAAGAAATAATTGGCTATGTAGCAACAAAAGAGTTTAAAATATTATTTGTATTTCCCCAGTCTGAAAGCAATAACAAAGATCTTTTACTAGATCATTATTCAGTTCTTTATCCTCAAGGAACTTTAACTCAATGGCAGATGAGGAAGGCAATGGTAAATCAGGAATAA